The sequence GCAGTTAAGGAGAAAGTTCTTCCTGAAGTTGATGACGAGTTTGCTAAAAAGCTCGGATTTGAAAACCTTGAAGATATGAAGAAGAAAATTAAGGAAGACCTTGAACTTTCCGAAAAACTTAGACAACAAGAAGAGGTAGAAGATCAAATAGTTGACGAAATCCTCAAAAAAGTTGAAGTTCCTGTCCCAACCTCAATGCTTGATATGGAAATAAAGGCGTTAATAGAAGCTGAAGCAAGAAGACTTCTTCAGCTTGGAATAGACCCAAGACAAGTCAACCCTCAAACACTTGTAGAAATGGTGAAACCTACTGCTGAGAAGACAGTTAAGGTTAAGCTAATCTTGGAAAAGGTTGCAGAACTTGAAAACATAGAAGTTAGTGAAGAAGACCTTGATAATGAAATTAAGAAACTTGCAGATACTTTCTTTGGTGGAGATATTAATAAGGCAAAAGAATCTCTTCAGCAGAACAATCTCATTCAAAGAATCAGAGAAGATGTCCTAAGACAGAAAGCTCTCGATAGACTAATCGAACTTGCAGAAATTGAAGAAGTTCCTGCTGGTGAAGACAATAACGAAAAGAAAGAAGAAAAGTAAGTTTTCTATCCTCTCCCCCCCCATTTTTTGGGGGGGATTATTGACATTAAGAAGTATACTTTGAAAGTCTATATCTAAACTCTCTTAGTGTTAGTCCCAAAAGCTTTGCAGCTTCCGTTTTCTTTCCACCAGAAATTTCGAGTGCTTTGAAGAGATACTTTTTCTCCACTTCACTCAAGATTTCTTTTAGATTAACACCCCCAGGAGGTATCTTGATATCTTCACACGGAACCTTATCAAAATCCAAATACCCGGAACCTAAAATACCGTTTTCACAAAGGATGATCTCTCTCTCAACTATATTCTTAAGTTCTCTTACATTTCCTTCAAGAGGCATCTCCATCAAAGATCTTATGAAACTTTGAGAAACCTTCTTTATCTCTTTTCTGTACTTTTTGGAAAGCTCTTTTACAAAATGATCAACAAGCAAAGGAATGTCTTCTCGTCGCTCTCTTAAAGGAGGAACTTCAATTTCTATCGTTGAAAGCCTATAGTAAAGATCTTCTCTAAAGTTTCCTTTCTTTACTTCCTCCTTTACATCCTTGTTGGTTGCTGCTACCACCCTAACATCGACTTCTTTTTCTTCGGTTGCTCCTAAGGGAATAAATTTTTTCGTTTCCAAGAACCTTAAAAGTTTAGCTTGCAACGGCAAGGGCATATCCCCTATTTCATCTAAGAAAAGAGTCCCACCGTTTGCTTCCTCAATAAGTCCTTTTTTATCCCTAACAGCTCCCGTAAATGCTCCTTTCCTGTAACCAAAAAGTTCACTTTCAAGAAGTTCGGAAGGTAGTGCCGCACAGTTTATAGCAATAAAAGGCTTTGTTTTTCTTGGACTTAAAAGATGAATGGCTTTTGCAACAACTTCTTTCCCAACTCCACTTTCTCCTAAGATCAAAACGTTTACATCGTAAGGTGCAATTTTCCTTATTGTATTTCTTACCCTTTCTATGGAAGGAGATTTCCCAATTAAACCTAAGGATTCATCTTCGTTGACCTTTTTCCTAAGTTCTAACTTTTCTTTTACATTCCTTATGAGAATTCTTAAATCTTCAAGTTTAAAAGGTTTTTCTATGTAGTCATAAACTCCAAGTTCAAAAGCTTCTTTTATGGTTTCTGTAGATGCAAACGCTGTTATAATTATTATCTCTGTGTCGGGGAAACCCTTCTTAACCTCTTTCGCAATTTCTATTCCACAACCGTCTGGAAGCCTTAGGTCAAGAAGAACAAGATCAAAAAAAACTTCTTTTAACTTCCTTTTTGCATCTTCTAAAGTTTCTGATTCTTCAACTTCACAGTTAAACTCCTCAAGAACTATTCCCAGTATCTCCCTTATGTTTTTTTCATCTTCTACTACCAAAACTCTCATCTTTTACCTTCTTTGGAAAAATTACGATGAACTTAGCCCCTCCAAGAGTGCTTTTGGAAACAAGAATTTTACCCTTACTTTCCATTACAAATCTTTTAACAATTGACAGTCCTAAACCTGATCCTCCCTTTCTTTTTGAGAAAAAAGGTTCAAAAATCTTTTCCTCGTCTTCTTCATTTATTCCTACTCCATCATCTTCTACAACAATTTCTAGTGCTTTTTCAAGATTTTTGCACGATACCCTAACTTCCGATTTAGCCCATTGAACAGCATTTCTTAAGAGATTTTCAATCGTAACATAAAATGCCTTTCTATCGGTTTCAAGAATAAAATTTTGACAATCTATAGTTATTTTTTTTCCAAAATGAGAAAGAGAACTTACAACCTCTTCCATAACATCTTTAACAGAAACTTTCTCTTTAAATGAAATTGGTCTTGCAAGGTTTAAAAAGTCCTTTACTATTTCGTCAAGACGAACAGTTTCGTTGTAGATGATTTCAACAAGCTTTTCACTTTGCTTTCCTTCCTTTAAAAGCTGAGCTGCTCCCCTTATCGAAGCAAGAGGATTTTTTATCTCGTGGGCTAAATCAGCACTTATTCTGTAAAGTTTCCTATATATTTCATTTTGCTTTCTTTCTTTTTCTAAGTTTTTTATGTACTCCTCTTGATTTTCAAACTTTACTTTCAATCTCTCTCCCGCCAAAGCTATAAAAACGAAGGCTAAAACGTTTAAAAAACTTTGTGTCAGAGAAATTGAGTTAAATTCCTTAATCAATGTAAAGTAAGCAGCAAGACAAAAAACAATAGAAACTATAAGAACTATCAGCCCCCTTAACCTTCCAAGAAGTAAAAAGGAAAAGAAAATAGGAAAAAGAAAGAATATGGAAAAGAAATTCCAGCTTATAAGATCCTTTATTGCAAGAACAAATATAAAAAGTCCATCTAAGATAAACTCGAAGATGTTGGGTCTCTTAGAAAAGGCCAAAGAGAAAAGACTAACCGACGAGTAGATGAAAAGAATGTTCAAAATCTCTCTTTCAAAAGGACTCTTATGTAAAGAATAAAATGAGAAAAAAAGAAAAAAGAGACCAGCAGAAAATGCTAATCTCCCAACACGATAAAGAAGATAAAACTTCTCGACAAAATTAAGCAGTTTCACCGTTTAAATGCTTCTCTAAAGAGTTTTCATAGACCTCTTTACATTCTTTAATATCTAAGGAAACAATTTCTCTTCCTTTATGCTTGATAACACCCCTTCCGCTACTTTCAACTCTTCCTATAACCTTAGCTGGAACAGTTTCCTTTGTGAAGAAGTTAAGAACTTCCTCTACTTTGTCTTTACTTACTGTAATAACAATTCTACTTTGGTCTTCTCCAAAGAGGAGAAAATCTGTTCTAATGTCCTCATCTAGATCAACAGTAAACCCAAGTTCTTTTTCAAAAGAGGATTCAAATAGATTAACTGCAAGTCCTCCTTCCGAAACGTCGTGAGCACTCTTTATAAGCCCTTCGTTTATTGCCTTAATGAGTGCTCTTTGAAGTCTTTTCTCAAATGCAAGGTCTATAAACTGTCCTTGTCCCCTTATTTCTCCTTCTACAAGCTTTTGATATTCAGAACCGGAGATGTTTCCTACGTTTTCTCCAAGCAAGATTATCACATCACCAGCATCTTTAAAGAAAGAGGTCATTCTCTTTTCTACGTCTTCTAAAACCCCTACACACACAACTGTTGGAGTTGGATATACTGCTCTTTTTCCGTTTTCAGTTGCGGTCTCGTTGTAAAAGCTAACGTTACCACTTACTACTGGTGTTTCTAAGATTTTACAAGCATCAGCCATTCCATCTGTTGTTTTAACAAACTGCCACATTATCTCGGGATCTTCTGGACTTGCAAAGTTTAAGCAGTCTGTTATTGCACGTGGAATTGCCCCTGTGCATGCGACGTTCCTTGCAGCCTCTGCCACTGCAATCTTTCCACCTTCATACGGATTTAGATAACAGTACCTTGAATTACAGTCGGAACTTATAGCAATACCTTTCTGGCTTTCCTTAACTCTTAAAACAGCTGCGTCTCCTCCCGGATAAACCACCGTATTTATTTGAACCATGTGGTCGTACTGTCTAAATATCCAACGTTTGCTGGCAATTGTTGGAGAAGAGAGAAGTTTCTTAACAATCTCATTGTAGTCTCTTGGCTCTTCTAAACTATTCTGATCGTAGGATGCATTTTCCTTTATGTACTTAGGAATTCTGAAAGGTCTATAATAAACCGGTGCTTCATCTGTTAATGCCTTTATTGGAACTTCTGCAACCTTCTCCCCTTTGAAAAAGAGTCTTAAAACAGGCTCCTCTATAATTTCTCCAATTACACAAGCATCAAGTCCCCACTTCCTAAATACTTCCATTATCTCTTCTTCTTTTCCTTTCTCACAAACAACAAGCATTCTTTCTTGGGATTCTGAAAGCATTAACTCGTATGGAGTCATACCTTCTTCTCTTGTCGGAACTTTATCAAGATCAAGTCTTACCCCAACTCCTCCACGGGAAGCCATTTCTACAGAAGAAGAAGTTAGACCTGCTGCTCCCATATCTTGAATAGCAACAATACCTTCTTTCTCCATAGCCTCAAGGCAAGCTTCTATTAAAAGCTTCTCCATGAATGGATCACCAACTTGAACGTTTACCTTCTTTTCAACTTCCTCCTCTTGAGAAAACTCCTCAGACGCCATCGTTGCACCGTGAATACCATCCCTTCCTGTCTTTGCCCCAACGTAAATTACAGGATTTCCGACTCCAGCAGCTCTCGCATAGAAAATCTTATCCTTCTTTACTATTCCGAGGGCAAAAGCGTTTACAAGAGGGTTTGTTTGATAACAAGAATCAAAGTAAACTTCTCCACCAACTGTCGGAACTCCAACACAGTTTCCGTAGTGGCTAATACCGGAAACTACGCCTTTAACGATATATTTCATTCTCGGGTCGTTGTTTAATTCGCCAAACCTTAGAGAATCCATACAAGCAATAGGCCTTGCTCCCATTGTAAAAACGTCTCTTAAAATTCCACCAACTCCAGTTGCCGCTCCATGGAAAGGTTCTATGAAGGAAGGATGGTTGTGGGATTCAACTTTAAACGCAGCACAAATTTCTTTCTCCTCGTCTACCATAATAATTCCAGCATTTTCTCCCGGTCCTTGAACAACCCAAGGAGCCTCTGTCGGAAACTTTTTAAGGTGAGGTCTTGATGATTTGTAAGAACAGTGTTCAGACCACATCGCAGAGAAAATACCAAGTTCCACAAGGTTGGGTTCTCTCCCTAAGAGTTTAATTATCCTTTCGTACTCTTCCCATGTTACGTGTTGCTCTATTACCTCTTTGCTCATCTTCATCTCAAAACTCCCAAAAACCAAAGTCTTTTTGTGGAATTATACTCTTCTCTTGGTAAAATTTCCTAAACCAATTAATTCCAAAGGAGTCCTATTTTGGAAAAACCAACTCTTGATATGACTCTAAGGGAATGCCTTGAAAAATTTCCCCAACTTAAAGAAGAACTTTACAACCTAATTGAAGAGTGTATATATTGTGAAGGCTTTAAGGACGAAACTTTAAAGGAAGTATTCGAAGCTCATAAGTTAGACCCACAAAAATCTTTAAAAAAACTTCTAAAGGCTTTAAAGGAGTCAAAATGAACGCAGTTAAGACAGTTGCAGATCTAATGTGTTTAGCTGCCATTACTGCTCCTAAGGGAAAGGGTGTTAATCTCCTATACACTAAAGTATTTGAAGGAGAAGAAAAGGATAAAGTAGCAGACTTCATGGAAAAAATTGGAAAGGAGAAAAACATCCCTTTCTTTATTAGAGATGCAAAGAATGTAAGAGACTCTATCTTGGTTGTCTTCATAGGAACGGAAGTTAAACCAAGGGGTGTTCCTTTCTGTGGATTTTGTGGATTTGAGAACTGTGAAAAGTCTTCAAGAAGTGACGCTTACTGTGCTTATGCGGTTGGAGATCTTGGAATAGCAATAGGTTCCGCTGTAAAAGTTGCATCACTTCATAACGTTGATAACAGAATAATGTTTTCTTTTGGAAAAGCTGCAATAACCTATGGATTTGTTCCGAAAGAAGTAAAACTTGGCTACGGAATACCGCTGTCTGTAAGCGGTAAGAACATATTCTTTGATAGGAAAATGTAATGGAAAGAAACCTCGCATGGGTAGTTTTACCAGATGGAAACTCTATAACTACTTTAAAGGTAGATATCAACTCTTTTCTGCAAGATAAAGAACTTTTGTCCCAATCCCCCAAGTGGATACACCTAAGAGGAGTTGACGGCAAGGCAGAAGAACTTTTAACAACCCACTTTAACATCAACGAACTGTCTTTAGAAGACTGTAGGACAGAAGGAAGGTCAAAGGTAGAAGTCTTTGACGACTACATATTCATCTTAATGATCTACTTTGACGGTGGAATTGTCCGTCAGAAAAAGCTCTGCATCTTTTGGGGAAAGGATTTCATAATAACTGTTGGAAGCAGAAGACTTTTTGAAGAAGCAAGAAAAACTCTTTCTTTAGAAGAAGAACCTTTTGGTCAAGGAATAGAGAAAATCTTATGGATAATTTCCAGTATAGTTGCCGACAAGTTCAAGGAAATTACTGATGTTTTGGAAGAACAAGCAGACGAAGTAGAAGCGAGAGTATTTAAAGAACAAAACCCAGAACTTCTTGAGGATATTTCTGACCTTTCTTTCGAAATACTTACACTTAGAAGGACTTTAAAACAGTTAAGAGATACCTATAAATCCCTCCTTTCCTCCTCTCCTCGTTTCATAAACCACGAAAACGTGCATTACTTTAGAGATCTTTTAGATGAAATAAGCATACTTTATGATAGGGCAGAAACCTTACATGAGTTCATACAGAACGTCTTGAGTGTTTTCTCTTCTCTTGTTTCCTTTAAGTTAAACGACATTATGAAGACTTTAACGATATTAATCACGATTTTAGAACCTTTAATGCTAATAAGCAGCTTTTACGGAATGAACGTAGAGGACTTGCCTTTAGCACACTCCCCTTACGGAATACTTTTTATCCTTTCAGTAATGCTTGGAGCATCCTTAACATTCCTATTCTTCTTCAGAAAAAAAGGTTGGATTTAAAACTACTTGTAATATTTAAGAAGCGATAAATCCTTTGTCTGCTGGATAGATGCTAACAGCGCCTCATATGCTGTTTTTGCTTTTTCGTACTCGGAAATAGCAGACGCATAGTCCACATCTTCAATCTTAGAAACAAGTTCTGAGTAATGGAGTTTTAAATTCTCATTCTGCATTTTTAGATTCTCAGCCGTTTCTATTTTAGTTCCAATTATTGAACGATACTTCATTACCTTTGAAAGTCCCTTATCAAAAGCATCTAAGAGGGTCATTGAAACAGGGTCACTTACTCCGTTGTTGGTCAAATCTACATCTATTGTAGTAGTCGCTATATTTTCTACCTGTCCAGTATCAATAAGTTCTATTATCTTATCTATAACTTCAACCAGCAAAATCTTATTACTTGAGTAGTTCACTCCTAAGTGTTCAGCTCCATTAAAAGTAGTGTTAACTTCAACCCCATTAGCAATTTCTACTGTNNNNNNNNNNACTACCGTTATAAGTTCCATCATCAGCAAAAGGAGTAGACTGAACTTTTACTCCCCCAAAGATATAATGATCTCCTACTTTCGTATTAGCCTGCCCGATTATGTAATCTCTTACACTTTGAAAGTAATCCTTTAAAACTTTTGCATCTTCGTCGCTTATAACTCCCGCATTTAGAATCTGAATGATCTTCGTTCTTGCTTCTTGAGCAACGT comes from Desulfurobacteriaceae bacterium and encodes:
- the purL gene encoding phosphoribosylformylglycinamidine synthase subunit PurL, giving the protein MKMSKEVIEQHVTWEEYERIIKLLGREPNLVELGIFSAMWSEHCSYKSSRPHLKKFPTEAPWVVQGPGENAGIIMVDEEKEICAAFKVESHNHPSFIEPFHGAATGVGGILRDVFTMGARPIACMDSLRFGELNNDPRMKYIVKGVVSGISHYGNCVGVPTVGGEVYFDSCYQTNPLVNAFALGIVKKDKIFYARAAGVGNPVIYVGAKTGRDGIHGATMASEEFSQEEEVEKKVNVQVGDPFMEKLLIEACLEAMEKEGIVAIQDMGAAGLTSSSVEMASRGGVGVRLDLDKVPTREEGMTPYELMLSESQERMLVVCEKGKEEEIMEVFRKWGLDACVIGEIIEEPVLRLFFKGEKVAEVPIKALTDEAPVYYRPFRIPKYIKENASYDQNSLEEPRDYNEIVKKLLSSPTIASKRWIFRQYDHMVQINTVVYPGGDAAVLRVKESQKGIAISSDCNSRYCYLNPYEGGKIAVAEAARNVACTGAIPRAITDCLNFASPEDPEIMWQFVKTTDGMADACKILETPVVSGNVSFYNETATENGKRAVYPTPTVVCVGVLEDVEKRMTSFFKDAGDVIILLGENVGNISGSEYQKLVEGEIRGQGQFIDLAFEKRLQRALIKAINEGLIKSAHDVSEGGLAVNLFESSFEKELGFTVDLDEDIRTDFLLFGEDQSRIVITVSKDKVEEVLNFFTKETVPAKVIGRVESSGRGVIKHKGREIVSLDIKECKEVYENSLEKHLNGETA
- a CDS encoding flagellin, whose amino-acid sequence is TVEIANGVEVNTTFNGAEHLGVNYSSNKILLVEVIDKIIELIDTGQVENIATTTIDVDLTNNGVSDPVSMTLLDAFDKGLSKVMKYRSIIGTKIETAENLKMQNENLKLHYSELVSKIEDVDYASAISEYEKAKTAYEALLASIQQTKDLSLLKYYK
- a CDS encoding HAMP domain-containing sensor histidine kinase; protein product: MNILFIYSSVSLFSLAFSKRPNIFEFILDGLFIFVLAIKDLISWNFFSIFFLFPIFFSFLLLGRLRGLIVLIVSIVFCLAAYFTLIKEFNSISLTQSFLNVLAFVFIALAGERLKVKFENQEEYIKNLEKERKQNEIYRKLYRISADLAHEIKNPLASIRGAAQLLKEGKQSEKLVEIIYNETVRLDEIVKDFLNLARPISFKEKVSVKDVMEEVVSSLSHFGKKITIDCQNFILETDRKAFYVTIENLLRNAVQWAKSEVRVSCKNLEKALEIVVEDDGVGINEEDEEKIFEPFFSKRKGGSGLGLSIVKRFVMESKGKILVSKSTLGGAKFIVIFPKKVKDESFGSRR
- a CDS encoding sigma-54 dependent transcriptional regulator, producing the protein MRVLVVEDEKNIREILGIVLEEFNCEVEESETLEDAKRKLKEVFFDLVLLDLRLPDGCGIEIAKEVKKGFPDTEIIIITAFASTETIKEAFELGVYDYIEKPFKLEDLRILIRNVKEKLELRKKVNEDESLGLIGKSPSIERVRNTIRKIAPYDVNVLILGESGVGKEVVAKAIHLLSPRKTKPFIAINCAALPSELLESELFGYRKGAFTGAVRDKKGLIEEANGGTLFLDEIGDMPLPLQAKLLRFLETKKFIPLGATEEKEVDVRVVAATNKDVKEEVKKGNFREDLYYRLSTIEIEVPPLRERREDIPLLVDHFVKELSKKYRKEIKKVSQSFIRSLMEMPLEGNVRELKNIVEREIILCENGILGSGYLDFDKVPCEDIKIPPGGVNLKEILSEVEKKYLFKALEISGGKKTEAAKLLGLTLREFRYRLSKYTS
- a CDS encoding DUF2148 domain-containing protein — its product is MNAVKTVADLMCLAAITAPKGKGVNLLYTKVFEGEEKDKVADFMEKIGKEKNIPFFIRDAKNVRDSILVVFIGTEVKPRGVPFCGFCGFENCEKSSRSDAYCAYAVGDLGIAIGSAVKVASLHNVDNRIMFSFGKAAITYGFVPKEVKLGYGIPLSVSGKNIFFDRKM
- a CDS encoding magnesium transporter CorA family protein, with product MERNLAWVVLPDGNSITTLKVDINSFLQDKELLSQSPKWIHLRGVDGKAEELLTTHFNINELSLEDCRTEGRSKVEVFDDYIFILMIYFDGGIVRQKKLCIFWGKDFIITVGSRRLFEEARKTLSLEEEPFGQGIEKILWIISSIVADKFKEITDVLEEQADEVEARVFKEQNPELLEDISDLSFEILTLRRTLKQLRDTYKSLLSSSPRFINHENVHYFRDLLDEISILYDRAETLHEFIQNVLSVFSSLVSFKLNDIMKTLTILITILEPLMLISSFYGMNVEDLPLAHSPYGILFILSVMLGASLTFLFFFRKKGWI